A single genomic interval of Helianthus annuus cultivar XRQ/B chromosome 6, HanXRQr2.0-SUNRISE, whole genome shotgun sequence harbors:
- the LOC110944812 gene encoding replication protein A 70 kDa DNA-binding subunit C-like, which yields MENNQITMFRSLNAHSTNYTIKAKIISMWDKKMNGYDNQIYRVDMLLMDEEGSFIQCSCLHKLFKRFLKFLVVDDCLLIHKPSLAKDTTKIKVTGKDQKLSLYAFTSVLKTDNWSSPRYFFKFTDFKSVLSKKVEVNTPIDFIGYLVVSYPIEDANRKDGSKTKRMNITLKDLEDQKISVTLWENYAITLSNYMNDKNRPAHVVIVVHFGTANIYQGKVGLTNMFEASRVFINSDIHEIKEFKDRYLEKELSKSSSSKQSCSQVISNTEDEFLNVEDFVLTGFIASIDVEKKVIIVGTIIAISNDKPWYYLSCNHCKKQIEEKSELVEKDDGSFDVLDDKSFECINPDCDAVDIVPVHRYKIPLRVQDSTGTVSCTLFDYEAIKLLKKTSKELLDIYSKVDTSTEGSFQSLPSEFDVLLKKKFAFQIKISSFNISNRIENYGISMLSSDEDLLSALEKKWKVNESDVSESNVQCLSDSVGNVKSLSKESQFVMGDSVTPDPIDVNDQDPSKFENIKRNLEDVYDVDSSSTKRRNSPGNVEINNSIKLDLITPKIKK from the exons ATGGAGAACAATCAGATTACTATGTTCAGGTCACTTAATGCTCATTCCACAAACTATACCATCAAAGCTAAGATCATATCCATGTGGGATAAAAAAATGAATGGTTATGATAACCAAATCTATCGAGTTGACATGTTGTTGATGGATGAAGAG GGTTCGTTCATTCAATGTAGCTGTTTACATAAGCTTTTCAAACGGTTCCTTAAGTTTTTGGTAGTTGATGACTGTTTATTGATTCACAAACCATCTCTAGCCAAAGATACAACCAAGATTAAGGTTACTGGAAAAGATCAGAAGCTATCGTTGTATGCTTTCACGTCTGTTCTGAAAACTGATAACTGGTCTAGTCCTCGGTACTTTTTTAAATTCACTGATTTTAAATCTGTGTTGAGTAAAAAAGTTGAAGTGAATACACCAATAG ATTTCATCGGTTATTTGGTTGTCTCATATCCTATTGAAGATGCAAATAGGAAGGATGGATCTAAAACAAAACGAATGAACATAACCCTAAAGGATCTCGa AGATCAGAAGATTAGTGTAACGTTGTGGGAAAATTATGCAATCACTTTGTCAAACTACATGAATGATAAAAACCGCCCTGCTCATGTCGTTATAGTTGTTCATTTTGGCACAGCGAATATATATCAAG GTAAAGTTGGCCTTACTAACATGTTTGAAGCAAGTCGTGTCTTCATAAATTCTGATATTCATGAGATAAAAGAATTCAAAGACAG GTATCTTGAGAAGGAGTTATCTAAATCATCTTCAAGTAAACAGTCATGCTCTCAAGTGATATCGAATACAGAAGATGAGTTTCTAAATGTTGAAGATTTTGTGTTGACCGGTTTTATTGCTTCAATTGATGTG GAGAAAAAGGTTATCATTGTTGGTACTATTATAGCAATTTCAAATGATAAGCCTTGGTATTATTTATCATGCAATCATTGTAAGAAGCAAATTGAAGAGAAATCTGAATTGGTTGAGAAAGATGATGGCAGCTTTGACGTATTGGATGACAAGTCTTTTGAGTGTATAAACCCGGATTGTGATGCTGTTGACATTGTTCCTGTTCATCG ATACAAGATACCTCTAAGGGTTCAGGATTCCACCGGAACCGTTTCCTGTACGTTGTTTGATTATGAAGCTATTAAGCTTTTGAAGAAAACCTCGAAAGAACTACTTGATATTTATTCAAAG GTTGACACTTCCACCGAAGGATCGTTTCAGTCACTTCCATCTGAGTTTGATGTGTTGTTGAAAAAAAAGTTTGCCTTTCAAATCAAAATTTCCAGTTTTAACATTTCCAACCGGATTGAAAACTATGGAATTTCAATGTTATCTTCCGATGAGGATCTACTTTCTGCTCTGGAGAAAAAATGGAAAGTTAATGAG TCTGATGTGTCTGAGTCAAATGTTCAATGTTTGTCCGATTCAGTTGGTAATGTGAAAAGTTTATCAAAG GAATCTCAATTTGTGATGGGTGACAGTGTTACGCCAGATCCTATAGATGTTAATGATCAAGATCCGTCAAAGTTCGAAAACATTAAACGTAACCTTGAAGATGTTTATGATGTTGATAGCTCTTCTACTAAACGTCGTAACAGTCCTGGGAATGTTGAAATAAACAATTCTATCAAGTTGGACCTCATCACCCCAAAGATTAAGAAATAA
- the LOC110865554 gene encoding laccase-4 produces MAASWFQVAAAMAVLAACAFPTTVECRIRNYKFNVVMTNTTKLCKSKQIVTVNGRFPGPTIVAREDDIVTIKVVNHVKYNVSIHWHGVRQLRTGWADGPAYITQCPIQPGGTYVYNFTLTGQRGTLWWHAHVLWLRATVHGAIVILPKLGVPYPFLKPNKEVVVVLGEWWKSDTEAVINQAQKLGQAPNVSDAHTINGNPGPNANCLANGGFKLHVDQGKTYMLRIVNAALNEELFFRIADHKLKVVEVDAVYVKPFTTDTILIAPGQTTNAILTATQKAGKYLVVVAPFMDAPIAVDNFTATASLHYSGTVTSTTTKLVAPPPQNSTPVANTFINSLRSLNSATYPAKVPLTVDHSLFFTIGLGINPCKTCVNGSRVVADINNITFVMPTTALLQAHYFNISGVFTDDFPSKPLMPYNYTGTQPTNFATNKGTKLYRLPYNATVQLVLQDTGMIAPESHPIHLHGFNFFVVGRGIGNFNPNKDPKNFNLVDPVERNTVGVPAGGWTAIRFRADNPGVWFMHCHLEVHTTWGLKMAFVVDNGKGPNESVIPPPSDLPKC; encoded by the exons ATGGCAGCCTCATGGTTCCAAGTGGCGGCGGCAATGGCGGTGTTGGCGGCTTGTGCTTTCCCGACGACAGTCGAGTGTCGTATTCGTAATTACAAGTTTAAT GTGGTAATGACCAATACCACAAAACTTTGTAAAAGTAAGCAAATTGTGACGGTTAATGGTCGTTTCCCAGGTCCCACAATAGTTGCTAGGGAGGATGACATCGTAACAATCAAAGTGGTCAACCATGTTAAATATAATGTCAGCATTCACTG GCATGGGGTACGACAACTAAGAACCGGATGGGCTGATGGTCCTGCATACATAACACAATGCCCCATCCAACCAGGAGGAACCTATGTGTATAATTTCACATTAACGGGTCAAAGAGGTACCCTTTGGTGGCACGCACACGTGTTATGGTTAAGAGCCACAGTTCATGGTGCCATTGTCATCTTGCCAAAGCTTGGAGTTCCATACCCTTTCCTAAAACCCAATAAAGAAGTTGTGGTTGTCCTAG GAGAATGGTGGAAGTCAGATACCGAAGCTGTAATAAATCAAGCACAAAAATTAGGGCAAGCCCCAAATGTTTCTGATGCTCACACTATTAACGGGAATCCTGGACCTAATGCAAATTGCTTAGCAAATG GAGGGTTCAAGTTACACGTGGATCAAGGAAAGACATACATGTTAAGAATAGTCAATGCTGCACTCAATGAAGAGCTTTTCTTCAGGATTGCAGACCATAAACTCAAAGTTGTGGAGGTTGACGCAGTTTATGTCAAACCATTCACAACTGACACCATTCTTATAGCACCAGGTCAAACCACAAATGCCATTCTAACCGCCACTCAAAAAGCCGGAAAGTACTTGGTGGTGGTCGCCCCATTCATGGATGCACCGATTGCCGTGGACAATTTTACCGCCACCGCCTCCCTCCATTACTCTGGTACTGTCACCTCCACCACTACTAAACTCGTTGCTCCACCACCTCAAAATTCAACTCCGGTTGCCAACACTTTTATAAACTCTCTTAGAAGCTTGAATTCCGCAACATATCCAGCTAAAGTCCCGTTGACAGTTGACCATTCATTGTTTTTCACAATTGGGCTTGGAATCAATCCATGCAAAACATGTGTCAATGGTAGCAGGGTTGTAGCAGACATCAATAATATCACATTTGTCATGCCAACAACAGCCCTTTTACAAGCACATTACTTTAACATAAGCGGGGTTTTTACAGACGATTTTCCTAGTAAACCATTGATGCCCTATAATTATACCGGCACACAACCAACAAACTTTGCCACGAACAAAGGTACAAAGCTATATCGACTTCCATATAATGCTACGGTACAACTAGTTTTGCAAGACACTGGGATGATCGCCCCTGAAAGTCACCCAATTCATTTACACGGGTTCAACTTTTTTGTTGTGGGAAGGGGTATAGGGAACTTTAATCCAAATAAAGATCCAAAAAACTTTAATCTTGTTGACCCTGTGGAAAGAAACACCGTTGGTGTCCCAGCGGGTGGATGGACTGCTATTAGATTCAGGGCGGATAATCCAG GTGTATGGTTTATGCATTGCCATCTTGAAGTACACACAACATGGGGACTCAAAATGGCTTTTGTTGTTGACAATGGAAAAGGGCCGAATGAATCTGTTATCCCACCTCCAAGTGATCTTCCAAAGTGTTGA